From the genome of Brachyhypopomus gauderio isolate BG-103 chromosome 20, BGAUD_0.2, whole genome shotgun sequence, one region includes:
- the LOC143484277 gene encoding uncharacterized protein LOC143484277: protein TPSTTTTPSTTSEATTTTSTTPASTTTPTTTSTATTTTSNTPTTTTIPSTTSEATTTTSTTPSTTSSLSTIFTATTTTSTTPTTTTTPSTASTATTTNSTTPATTTTLSTTSEATTTTSTTPTTTTSPSTTSEATTSTSTTPTTTTSPSTTSTATTTTSTTPATTTTPSTTSEATTTTSTTLTTTTTPSTTSEATTTTSTTPATTTTPSPILPATTTMSSAPTTTTK from the coding sequence actccttccactaccaccaccccatcaacaacctctgaagcaactaccactaccagcactactcctgcctctaccaccaccccaacaacgacctctactgctactaccactactagcaatactccaaccactaccaccatcccatcaacaacctctgaagcaactaccactaccagcacaactccttccactacctCCAGCCTATCTACAATTtttactgctactaccactaccagcactactcctaccactaccaccaccccatcaacagcctctactgctactaccactaatagcactactccagccactaccaccactctatcaacaacctctgaagcaactaccactacaagcactactcctaccactaccaccagcccatcaacaacctctgaagcaactacctcTACCAGCACCactccaacaactaccacctccccatcaacaacctctactgctactaccactactagcactactccagccactaccaccaccccatcaacaacctcagaagcaactaccactaccagcactacgcttaccactaccaccaccccatcaaccacctctgaagcaactaccactactagcactactcctgccactaccaccaccccatcaccaatcttgcctgctactaccactatgagctctgctcctaccactaccaccaag